The following are encoded in a window of Primulina eburnea isolate SZY01 chromosome 4, ASM2296580v1, whole genome shotgun sequence genomic DNA:
- the LOC140830787 gene encoding agamous-like MADS-box protein AGL82 isoform X1, which produces MGRGRLNLQLLQSQKARRKAYETRKKGLEKKANELSTLCGVDVCLIMYPPPLKNEEIEPHVWSNKPDQVENLMESHKQASLGDGYFSRSKTYNLSSFYKDQTRKVEEEIEKVKKTIREVKYPNWDQQYDSFSEEELRMFARVLTAKVEFTKETIELFKERKDKVPESSFLMNIPRIDENLDSGLGRELEQHQFPTYFDAQSYLENQRLEQHQFPSYFDAQSYNLENQRLEQHQLPTYFDAQSYNLENQRLEQQQFPTYFDAQSYLENQRRTMMFNNGASFSENNPYDHNVMDFAPLMSYDMQIVANSVHGYEQELMISPDCFPQLYSGFHPSLGSY; this is translated from the coding sequence ATGGGCAGAGGGAGATTGAATTTGCAACTACTACAGAGTCAAAAAGCAAGAAGAAAGGCCTATGAAACCAGGAAAAAAGGTCTGGAGAAGAAGGCCAACGAGTTAAGCACTCTTTGCGGAGTGGACGTTTGCTTGATTATGTACCCGCCACCGCTCAAGAACGAAGAAATCGAACCACATGTTTGGTCCAACAAGCCAGACCAGGTTGAGAATCTGATGGAATCCCACAAACAAGCGAGCTTAGGCGATGGATATTTTTCCAGGTCAAAGACATACAATTTATCGTCCTTCTACAAGGATCAGACGAGAAAAGTCGAAGAAGAGATCGAGAAAGTGAAGAAGACGATCCGAGAAGTCAAGTATCCGAATTGGGATCAACAGTATGATTCTTTCTCGGAGGAGGAGTTGAGGATGTTTGCCCGAGTGTTAACTGCTAAGGTCGAGTTTACAAAAGAAACCATCGAATTGTTCAAGGAAAGGAAAGACAAAGTCCCGGAATCAAGTTTCTTGATGAATATTCCACGAATTGACGAAAACCTAGATTCCGGTTTGGGCAGAGAGCTTGAGCAACACCAATTTCCGACATATTTTGATGCGCAATCTTACCTGGAAAATCAGCGACTTGAGCAACACCAATTTCCATCATATTTTGATGCGCAATCTTATAACCTGGAAAATCAGCGACTTGAGCAACACCAACTTCCGACATATTTTGATGCGCAATCTTATAACCTGGAAAATCAGCGACTTGAGCAACAACAATTTCCAACATATTTTGATGCGCAATCTTACCTGGAAAATCAGCGAAGAACGATGATGTTTAACAATGGGGCGTCATTCAGTGAAAATAATCCATATGATCATAATGTGATGGATTTTGCTCCACTGATGAGTTACGATATGCAGATTGTGGCTAATTCCGTTCATGGATATGAACAAGAACTAATGATTTCTCCTGATTGTTTCCCTCAATTGTATTCTGGGTTTCATCCGAGTTTGGGATCATATTGA
- the LOC140829732 gene encoding F-box/kelch-repeat protein At3g06240-like, translating into MESMSTHIKSPTDNESGEENFDLPEEIILDILLRLPVKSILKFRCVSKSWLSLISSQLFIETHVRVSTENSKLNGHKLIFTVPYSPSDSDQMQCSVRSLLCEQPLTDTLNIDYPMKHPPMHIWMVGSCNGLICIAENIKDLFLWNPSIRKTKRVPSMDLGQNIYNYVAYGFGFDDDDYKIVGIFSVSEERRYKYIMMVYGLRSDSWKRVGELEGGIPLPNSIKFASGKLHWWASPDIDTHCKRDIVCLDLKSGTYGTVEQPDYERDYVNRTLGVLGGCICVLGDSGDNIDLWILKECGVTVRGSWSKVSHFPCIQSFSLLLKPLCLLPNGEILLVNGSSFIVCNPRCSSFTVLKSMKLQGRFFDVDIFVESLVSPGAE; encoded by the coding sequence ATGGAGAGCATGAGTACTCACATAAAATCTCCGACGGATAATGAATCCGGCGAAGAAAACTTTGATCTTCCTGAAGAAATCATTCTAGACATCCTTTTGAGACTCCCAGTTAAATCTATCTTGAAGTTCAGGTGCGTTTCCAAATCATGGCTGTCTTTAATTTCTAGCCAACTGTTTATTGAAACCCATGTAAGAGTTTCGACGGAGAACTCAAAGTTGAACGGCCACAAATTAATATTTACCGTTCCTTATTCTCCATCTGATTCCGACCAGATGCAATGTTCAGTACGCTCATTGTTGTGCGAACAACCCTTGACTGATACATTAAATATTGATTATCCTATGAAACATCCACCCATGCATATTTGGATGGTAGGCTCTTGTAATGGGTTGATATGCATAGCCGAGAATATAAAAGATTTGTTCTTGTGGAACCCATCTATTAGGAAAACAAAGAGGGTACCCTCTATGGATCTGGGCCAGAACATATATAATTACGTAGCATATGGATTTGGTTTTGATGACGACGATTACAAAATCGTGGGAATTTTCTCTGTGTCTGAAGAGAGGCGTTATAAGTATATCATGATGGTTTATGGTTTGAGAAGTGATTCTTGGAAGAGAGTTGGGGAGTTAGAGGGTGGCATTCCATTACCAAACTCCATTAAGTTTGCCAGTGGTAAGCTTCATTGGTGGGCGTCACCTGACATAGACACACATTGTAAGAGGGATATTGTTTGTTTGGATTTAAAGAGTGGGACATATGGAACAGTGGAGCAACCGGATTATGAGAGAGATTACGTGAATCGCACATTGGGCGTGCTCGGAGGATGCATATGTGTTCTTGGCGATTCCGGCGATAACATTGATTTGTGGATTTTGAAGGAGTGTGGTGTGACTGTGAGAGGGTCTTGGAGTAAAGTTTCCCATTTTCCTTGCATCCAGTCATTTTCCTTGTTGTTGAAACCGCTATGCTTATTACCGAATGGAGAAATTTTATTGGTCAATGGAAGCAGTTTTATTGTTTGCAACCCAAGATGTAGTTCCTTCACGGTTCTGAAGTCAATGAAGTTGCAGGGTAGATTCTTTGATGTGGATATCTTTGTTGAAAGTTTAGTTTCACCTGGTGCCGAATGA